The Gemmatimonadota bacterium genome has a segment encoding these proteins:
- the trpA gene encoding tryptophan synthase subunit alpha — protein sequence MISSSDSRLDRTWTTLRAAGRPALVPYLTAGFPTLDDSLEALRVTDAHADVIEVGVPFSDPLADGPTIQASTFRALANGMTLPKTLDLIARAELRAPVVLFSYLNPVLQYGVERLLADAASVGVAGLLLTDLPAGADAAVETAVQRSPLDLIRLVAPTTAPERVARAVSGGQGFIYLVARLGVTGASKELAVGLDESVARVRAETALPIAVGFGISTPEQARVVGGIADGVVVGSALVDVLGSQGVAAAGRFLGELRAAIGSR from the coding sequence GTGATTTCTTCGTCTGATTCGCGGCTCGACCGCACCTGGACCACATTGCGTGCTGCCGGGCGTCCGGCGCTGGTCCCCTACCTGACGGCGGGGTTCCCCACGCTCGATGATTCCCTCGAGGCGCTCCGGGTCACCGACGCGCACGCGGATGTCATCGAGGTCGGTGTGCCGTTTTCCGACCCCCTGGCGGACGGTCCCACGATTCAGGCGTCGACTTTTCGTGCGCTCGCCAACGGGATGACGCTCCCGAAGACTCTCGACCTGATCGCGCGGGCGGAACTCCGGGCGCCGGTCGTGCTGTTCTCGTACTTGAACCCGGTGCTGCAGTATGGTGTCGAGCGGTTGCTGGCGGACGCTGCCTCCGTTGGTGTTGCCGGTCTGTTGCTCACGGATCTTCCGGCCGGTGCCGATGCCGCGGTCGAAACCGCAGTGCAGCGCTCCCCACTCGACCTGATCCGCCTCGTGGCGCCGACCACGGCGCCGGAACGCGTCGCCCGCGCCGTGAGTGGTGGGCAGGGCTTCATCTACCTCGTGGCGCGGCTCGGCGTGACTGGCGCCTCGAAGGAGCTGGCGGTGGGACTCGATGAGTCCGTGGCACGGGTGCGCGCCGAAACAGCACTGCCGATCGCGGTCGGTTTCGGAATTTCGACTCCGGAACAGGCGCGGGTCGTCGGTGGAATCGCCGATGGGGTGGTTGTGGGGAGTGCGCTCGTAGATGTGCTTGGCAGTCAGGGCGTGGCGGCTGCGGGGCGCTTCCTCGGCGAACTCCGTGCCGCCATCGGGAGTCGGTAG
- a CDS encoding HD domain-containing phosphohydrolase: MTTPVRDDALLRQSGRALLVAIHSAQRALKLYPLENAAVQRSLDELYVTAMSVLQLEGFIEVRLTGDFIFINQTRLRLGLDNFAAFSGFVGLMRSCGVGLLRVDDGVTRREWQAWLNALGALPADAEPDERLEILRQRMQQADIVRLSVDAVGEQADDATEGDEALERAKRTYAQGVSVARDVVQGVRMGRAPSTRRLKRAIQLIVDQVMENELSITGLTTLREYDEYTFTHSVNVTIFAVTLGKRLGLERMQLYDLGLAALLHDIGKARLDIKLLNKAGSLDDSEWQRMQAHPWLGTLTLFKMREGEELPYRAILAAHEHHMKVDVSGYPRAIRPRRLGLFTRLVAVADGYDAATTRRAYQNEPLEPDAVLREMWLNPGRGYDPTLVKALINLLGIYPVGTCVILDTFEVAVVAGPSSDPEQLHRPLVRLAVSALGARLPAPGELVDLSTVRADGSFPRTIVKVTSPDRYGLVVGDFFV; this comes from the coding sequence GTGACGACCCCCGTGCGGGACGACGCCCTCCTCCGCCAGTCGGGGCGCGCGCTACTCGTCGCGATTCACAGCGCGCAGCGTGCGCTCAAGCTGTATCCGCTTGAGAACGCTGCCGTGCAGCGATCGCTTGATGAACTGTACGTCACGGCGATGTCGGTCCTGCAGCTCGAGGGCTTCATCGAGGTCCGGCTCACCGGCGATTTCATCTTCATCAACCAGACGCGGCTGCGCCTCGGCCTCGACAACTTTGCGGCCTTCAGCGGTTTCGTCGGATTGATGCGCAGCTGCGGAGTGGGGCTGCTTCGTGTCGATGACGGGGTGACGCGCCGCGAGTGGCAGGCGTGGCTGAATGCACTCGGTGCCTTGCCTGCTGATGCGGAACCCGACGAACGGCTCGAAATCCTGCGCCAGCGGATGCAGCAGGCCGATATCGTGCGGCTCTCGGTGGATGCCGTCGGAGAACAGGCCGACGACGCCACGGAGGGTGACGAGGCGCTCGAGCGAGCGAAGCGCACGTACGCCCAGGGAGTCTCGGTCGCCCGTGATGTAGTCCAGGGGGTCCGCATGGGCCGGGCGCCGAGCACCCGGCGGTTGAAGCGCGCGATCCAGCTGATCGTCGACCAGGTCATGGAGAACGAGCTCTCGATCACCGGCCTGACGACGCTCCGTGAATACGATGAGTACACCTTCACGCATTCGGTGAACGTCACGATCTTTGCCGTCACGCTCGGCAAGCGCCTCGGTCTCGAACGGATGCAGCTCTATGATCTCGGACTTGCCGCACTGCTGCACGACATCGGCAAGGCGCGCCTAGACATCAAGCTGCTGAACAAGGCCGGCTCGCTCGATGACTCCGAATGGCAGCGGATGCAGGCGCATCCCTGGCTCGGCACCCTGACACTCTTCAAGATGCGCGAGGGTGAGGAGTTGCCGTATCGCGCCATTCTGGCCGCGCACGAACACCATATGAAGGTGGATGTCAGCGGCTACCCTCGGGCCATTCGCCCCCGTCGGCTCGGGCTCTTCACGCGGCTGGTCGCGGTGGCCGACGGATACGACGCTGCCACCACGCGCCGCGCCTATCAGAATGAGCCACTCGAACCCGACGCCGTCCTGCGGGAGATGTGGCTCAACCCGGGGCGCGGCTACGACCCGACGCTGGTCAAGGCGCTCATCAACCTGCTGGGTATCTATCCGGTGGGCACCTGCGTGATCCTCGACACGTTCGAGGTTGCGGTCGTGGCGGGACCAAGTTCCGATCCAGAACAACTTCACCGCCCCCTGGTCCGGCTGGCGGTGAGTGCGCTCGGCGCGAGGCTTCCCGCGCCGGGCGAGCTGGTCGACCTCTCGACTGTGCGGGCGGATGGCAGTTTCCCGCGCACCATTGTCAAAGTCACTTCTCCGGACCGTTATGGCCTTGTCGTCGGTGATTTCTTCGTCTGA